A single window of Watersipora subatra chromosome 11, tzWatSuba1.1, whole genome shotgun sequence DNA harbors:
- the LOC137407760 gene encoding protein FAM186A-like, giving the protein MPDTLTHIPDTLTHIPDTLTPMPDTITPMPDPLHICLTLTHMPDPLTLMPDTLTPIADTLTPMPDTLTPMPDPLHICLTPLHICLTPITPIPDTLTPMPEPLTPMPDTLTPTPDTLTHIPDTLTPMPDTITPMPDTLTPMTDPLHICLTLTPMPETPTHMPDPLTHMPDTLTPMPDTLTLMPVILCAPSTHLMIFHDTPSCQANTLTEQCGKAN; this is encoded by the exons ATGCCTGACACCCTTACACATATACCTGACACCCTTACACATATACCTGACACCCTCACACCTATGCCTGACACCATTACACCTATGCCTGACCCTTTACACATATGCCTGACCCTTACACATATGCCTGACCCCCTTACACTTATGCCTGACACCCTTACACCTATAGCTGACACCCTCACACCTATGCCTGACACCCTTACACCTATGCCCGACCCTTTACACATATGCCTGACCCCCTTACACATATGCCTGACCCCAATTACACCTATACCTGACACCCTCACACCTATGCCTGAACCCCTTACACCTATGCCTGACACCCTTACACCTACGCCTGACACCCTTACACATATACCTGACACCCTCACACCTATGCCTGACACCATTACACCTATGCCTGACACCCTTACACCTATGACTGACCCTTTACACATATGCCTGACACTTACACCTATGCCTGAAACCCCTACACATATGCCTGACCCCCTTACACATATGCCTGACACCCTTACACCTATGCCTGACACCCTTACACTTATGCCTGTTATTCTCTGTGCTCCATcgacacacctgatgatttttCACGACACACCTAGCTGCCAAG ctaatacgctGACTGAGCAGTGtggcaaagcaaattga